One genomic segment of Cellulophaga sp. HaHaR_3_176 includes these proteins:
- a CDS encoding carboxypeptidase regulatory-like domain-containing protein, which produces MRKLYFTIVGLLFTAVAFSQGVTTSAIGGQVTDETGEPLPGASVVAIHTPSGSTYGAATDFDGYYRVSNMRVGGPYKLTISYIGYVDYKKEDLYLQLGDAQRFSVKLGESANELDEIVITAQSNGLFDSGKTGAGTNVSQKQVSSLPTISRNIADFARLTPQAQVSGDDVISIAGQNNRYNAIYIDGAVNNDVFGLAGNGTNGGQTGVSPISLDAIESFQINVAPFDVRQSGFAGGSINAVTKSGTNQIEGSVYGFYRNQDLSGKTPVGLAGSNERTKLAEFSSQTYGLRVGGPIVEDKLFYFVNYERQDNETPQPFDISSYRGSVTADDLSQLSDFLSTNYNYDAGGYENNTSTLQSDKLIAKIDWNINEDHKLSLKHSYVKAVQFNANGSNQGAINFVNNAINFESITNSSALELSSKFGDKFANNLVVGYTSVRDDRGPAGSPFPNVQIFDSSGSSIYFGSEAFSTANLLEQNVFTVTDNFEIYSGRHTVTVGVNSELSSAYNVFFGNNFGAYRYNSLEDFLGGAQGNRYRYGYSLLGGSGDDSQGAADFDLFQFGVYIQDQVNVTDNFKFTMGARIDVPYWADGLVNEDFNTRSVALLEANGKDLQGARVGQGIDATAHFSPRVGFNWDVKGNRSTQIRGGLGVFTSRIPLVWPGGAYNNNGITAGSVELTGADVPVFNPDVNNQFADPLPGTGALGGDINVFAKDFKLPQVFKLNIALDQKLPGGIVFSGDFIWNDNITAVTYENLNLPNTPSFLTTGAGSRPNYGFGTLDNTYGAIYLGSNTGEGSSYNISGGLSKNFYSTKVDVTSHVTYSYGDSDGIFDATSSQNSSQWRNLETVNGSNRPDLSTSDFSPGNRIIANSTIEFKWNDNLRTRLGVFYEGSEGSPFSYVYNGSGLLSDTGSFSALAYVPATLAEAQLVPYTSGDATITAAQQWESLDAFISGDEYLSSRRGQFAERNAARSDWAHIVDLKFAQEFRFYTGKTLNKIEFTADIFNFTNLLNKKWGVRTFTNFNQVQLLNFEGFQADGTTPTFTFDDSAPDTKNIIDDSGLNSSRWQMQLGLRYSF; this is translated from the coding sequence ATGAGAAAATTGTATTTCACAATTGTCGGTTTACTTTTTACGGCAGTTGCTTTTTCACAAGGGGTTACAACCTCTGCAATCGGAGGGCAAGTAACTGATGAGACCGGAGAACCTTTGCCAGGGGCAAGTGTAGTTGCGATTCACACACCTTCTGGATCCACTTATGGTGCCGCAACAGATTTTGATGGATACTATAGAGTATCTAACATGAGAGTAGGTGGCCCTTACAAGTTAACTATTTCTTATATTGGTTATGTTGACTACAAGAAAGAAGATTTATATCTTCAATTAGGAGATGCTCAAAGGTTTAGTGTAAAACTTGGAGAGTCTGCAAATGAACTTGATGAAATAGTGATAACTGCACAATCAAACGGTTTGTTTGATTCAGGTAAAACTGGAGCAGGAACAAATGTTTCTCAAAAGCAAGTTAGCTCATTACCAACAATTTCTAGAAATATTGCTGATTTTGCTAGATTAACTCCTCAAGCTCAGGTTTCAGGTGATGATGTTATTTCAATTGCAGGTCAAAATAATAGATACAATGCTATTTATATTGATGGAGCTGTAAATAATGATGTTTTTGGTCTTGCTGGTAATGGTACCAATGGAGGTCAAACAGGGGTTAGTCCTATCTCTTTAGATGCGATTGAATCTTTTCAAATTAATGTAGCTCCTTTTGATGTTAGACAATCAGGTTTTGCTGGAGGTAGTATTAATGCTGTTACAAAATCAGGAACAAACCAAATTGAAGGTTCTGTTTACGGGTTTTATAGAAATCAAGATTTGTCAGGTAAAACACCTGTAGGTCTTGCAGGAAGTAATGAAAGAACTAAGTTGGCAGAATTTTCATCACAGACTTATGGGTTACGTGTTGGCGGTCCTATAGTAGAAGATAAATTGTTTTATTTCGTGAATTACGAAAGACAAGATAATGAAACACCACAACCATTTGATATTTCTTCATACAGAGGTAGTGTTACAGCAGATGATTTGTCTCAACTTTCAGATTTCTTAAGTACTAATTATAACTATGATGCAGGAGGGTATGAAAATAATACTTCAACATTACAAAGTGATAAATTAATAGCGAAAATTGACTGGAACATAAATGAAGATCATAAATTATCTTTAAAACATAGTTATGTTAAAGCAGTTCAGTTTAACGCAAATGGATCAAATCAAGGAGCAATTAACTTTGTAAATAATGCAATTAACTTTGAGTCTATTACGAACTCTTCAGCTTTAGAGCTGAGTTCTAAATTTGGAGATAAATTTGCAAATAACTTAGTTGTAGGTTATACAAGTGTTAGAGATGATCGTGGTCCTGCTGGAAGCCCTTTTCCTAATGTACAAATATTTGATTCTTCAGGATCTTCTATCTATTTTGGTTCTGAAGCATTTTCAACAGCTAACTTGCTAGAGCAAAATGTATTTACTGTTACAGATAATTTTGAAATTTATTCAGGAAGACATACCGTAACAGTTGGTGTTAACAGTGAGTTATCTTCTGCTTATAATGTTTTTTTTGGAAACAACTTCGGTGCTTATAGATATAACAGTTTAGAAGACTTTTTGGGTGGAGCTCAAGGTAACAGATATAGATATGGATATTCATTACTAGGTGGTAGTGGAGATGATTCTCAAGGAGCTGCTGATTTTGATTTATTTCAATTTGGAGTTTATATTCAAGATCAAGTAAATGTTACAGATAATTTTAAATTTACAATGGGTGCGCGTATAGATGTTCCTTACTGGGCAGATGGTTTAGTAAATGAAGATTTTAACACTCGTTCAGTAGCTTTACTTGAAGCTAATGGTAAAGACTTACAAGGCGCTCGTGTTGGTCAAGGTATAGATGCTACTGCTCACTTTTCTCCTAGAGTAGGTTTTAATTGGGATGTTAAAGGAAATCGTTCTACACAAATTAGAGGTGGTCTTGGTGTTTTTACGTCAAGAATACCTTTAGTATGGCCAGGTGGTGCATATAATAATAATGGTATTACTGCAGGTTCTGTTGAATTAACAGGTGCTGATGTTCCTGTATTTAATCCAGATGTTAATAATCAATTTGCAGATCCACTTCCAGGTACAGGTGCTTTAGGAGGAGATATAAATGTTTTTGCAAAAGATTTTAAATTACCACAGGTATTTAAACTTAATATAGCATTAGATCAAAAATTACCTGGTGGAATTGTATTTTCAGGAGACTTTATTTGGAATGATAATATTACAGCAGTTACCTATGAAAATCTAAATTTACCTAACACTCCAAGTTTTTTAACAACTGGTGCTGGTTCTAGACCTAACTATGGTTTTGGAACTTTAGATAATACATATGGTGCTATTTATTTAGGATCAAATACAGGAGAGGGAAGTTCTTATAATATTAGTGGAGGTTTGAGTAAGAATTTTTACTCAACTAAAGTGGATGTAACATCTCATGTGACTTACTCTTATGGTGATTCTGATGGTATATTTGATGCTACTTCTTCTCAGAATAGTTCTCAGTGGAGAAATTTAGAAACTGTTAATGGTTCTAACAGACCAGATCTTTCAACGTCTGATTTCTCTCCAGGAAATAGAATTATTGCAAATTCAACTATTGAGTTTAAATGGAATGATAATTTACGTACTCGTTTAGGTGTATTCTACGAAGGTTCAGAAGGTTCTCCTTTTAGTTATGTTTATAATGGAAGTGGGTTATTGTCTGATACAGGCTCTTTCTCTGCTCTAGCATATGTTCCTGCAACTTTAGCTGAAGCGCAATTAGTTCCTTATACAAGTGGAGACGCTACTATTACAGCTGCTCAGCAATGGGAATCTCTTGACGCATTTATTTCAGGTGATGAATATTTAAGTTCAAGAAGAGGACAATTTGCAGAAAGAAACGCAGCTCGTTCGGATTGGGCTCATATTGTTGATTTAAAGTTTGCACAAGAATTCCGTTTTTACACAGGAAAAACTTTAAATAAAATAGAGTTTACGGCTGATATTTTCAATTTCACAAATTTATTGAATAAGAAATGGGGTGTAAGAACTTTTACAAACTTCAATCAAGTTCAGTTGTTAAATTTTGAAGGTTTTCAAGCAGATGGAACTACGCCTACATTTACTTTTGATGATAGTGCTCCAGATACAAAAAACATTATTGATGATTCAGGATTGAATTCTTCAAGGTGGCAAATGCAATTAGGTCTTAGATATAGTTTCTAA
- the pgi gene encoding glucose-6-phosphate isomerase, translating into MALQNSNPSTTNSWKKLQSHFDDSKNTEIKNLFLKDASRAGDFTIKWNDFLVDYSKNRISKETITLLLELAKEVNLKDAISKYFEGDIINKTEGRAVLHTALRAKKTDSVVVDGENVVPEIYEVKEKIKIFTESVISGDKKGFTGKAFTDVVNIGIGGSDLGPAMVTEGLKFYANHLKMHFVSNVDGDHVYETLKHLDPETTLFVVVSKTFTTQETLSNATTIKKWFLKHATQADVAKHFAAVSTNTEKIAEFGIAPENVFPMWDWVGGRFSLWSAVGLSIALAVGFKNFDDLLVGANEMDEHFKSTDFDANIPVVLALISVWYNNFYGAETEAIIPYTQYLSRFSAYLQQGIMESNGKTVDRNGKKVSYQTGTIIWGEPGTNSQHAFFQLIHQGSKLIPTDFIGYKDSLHGDTDHHNKLMANYFAQTEALMNGKGADEVRSELSEKGMDKNAIEDLVPFKVFEGNNPTNSILINKLTPKSLGSLIALYEHKIFVQGIVWNIFSYDQWGVELGKQLATTILKDIENSEISSHDSSTLQLLQKFKK; encoded by the coding sequence ATGGCACTACAGAATAGCAACCCTTCAACAACAAATTCTTGGAAAAAATTACAATCTCATTTTGATGATTCAAAAAATACAGAGATTAAAAATCTATTTCTTAAAGATGCAAGTAGAGCAGGTGATTTTACAATTAAATGGAATGATTTTTTAGTTGACTATTCGAAAAACAGAATCTCGAAAGAAACGATAACATTACTTTTAGAATTAGCTAAAGAGGTAAACTTAAAAGATGCTATTAGTAAATATTTTGAGGGTGATATTATAAATAAGACAGAAGGTAGGGCTGTTTTGCATACCGCTTTAAGAGCTAAAAAAACAGATTCTGTAGTAGTGGATGGTGAGAATGTTGTTCCTGAAATATACGAAGTAAAAGAAAAGATTAAGATTTTTACAGAAAGTGTAATTTCTGGAGATAAGAAAGGTTTTACGGGTAAGGCTTTTACAGATGTAGTTAATATAGGTATTGGAGGTTCTGATTTAGGACCAGCAATGGTTACTGAAGGTTTGAAGTTTTATGCAAACCATTTAAAAATGCATTTTGTATCTAATGTAGATGGTGATCATGTATATGAAACATTAAAGCACCTTGATCCAGAGACAACTTTATTTGTAGTAGTTTCAAAAACATTTACTACTCAAGAAACATTGAGTAATGCTACAACTATAAAAAAGTGGTTTTTAAAGCATGCTACACAAGCAGATGTTGCTAAGCACTTTGCGGCAGTATCAACAAATACAGAAAAAATAGCAGAATTTGGTATTGCACCTGAAAACGTATTTCCGATGTGGGACTGGGTTGGTGGTCGCTTTTCATTATGGAGCGCAGTTGGGCTATCAATAGCTTTAGCAGTAGGTTTCAAAAATTTTGATGATTTATTAGTGGGAGCTAATGAGATGGATGAGCATTTTAAATCAACTGATTTTGATGCTAACATTCCAGTTGTTTTAGCATTAATAAGTGTTTGGTATAATAATTTTTATGGAGCAGAAACAGAAGCCATAATTCCTTATACACAATATTTAAGTCGTTTTTCAGCATACTTACAACAGGGTATAATGGAAAGTAATGGTAAAACTGTAGATAGAAATGGTAAAAAAGTAAGCTACCAAACAGGAACTATTATTTGGGGAGAGCCAGGTACAAATTCTCAACATGCCTTTTTTCAATTAATACACCAAGGTTCGAAGTTGATTCCGACAGATTTTATTGGTTATAAAGATTCTTTACATGGTGATACTGATCACCATAATAAGCTAATGGCAAATTATTTTGCACAAACTGAAGCTTTAATGAATGGTAAAGGAGCAGATGAGGTAAGAAGTGAGTTGTCTGAAAAAGGAATGGATAAAAATGCCATCGAAGATTTAGTACCTTTTAAAGTTTTTGAAGGTAATAATCCAACAAATTCAATTCTTATAAATAAGCTAACCCCTAAAAGTTTAGGGTCACTTATAGCTTTGTATGAACATAAAATATTTGTTCAAGGCATCGTTTGGAACATATTTAGCTACGATCAATGGGGTGTTGAGTTAGGAAAGCAACTAGCGACAACTATTTTAAAGGATATAGAGAATTCAGAAATAAGTAGTCATGATTCATCAACGTTGCAACTTTTGCAAAAATTTAAGAAATAA
- a CDS encoding peptidoglycan DD-metalloendopeptidase family protein: MRAQKFCLGILSSLLLFSCGDKKTANEKIEKVEVIEKPVIIEAYGFNIADFEIVRDTVRNGDSFGELMLQNKVDYQKIFKVSTELKDTFDVRKIQIGKPYAILKSKDTTQTTQYFVYENDRINYTVVDLRDSVVAYRSKKNVKYVERVASGVITSNLSTAINEQGIDYMVTNNLSEIYAWSIDFFRLQKGDKFKVIYKEKYINDSIYAGAEPIEAAYFEHNGESFYGFEYQVDSLKNITEYYDDAAKNLRRTFLKAPVEFSRISSRFNLNRRIKYYGYKLRPHKGTDYAAPLGTPILATANGTVVESTRRGGNGKYVKIEHNGTYSTQYLHMKNQNVKKGDFVKQGDVIGWIGMTGNTGGPHVCYRFWKNGQQVDPLKEKLPAADPIVDSLRADYLKFINPIKTKLDNVEYTIIEKEEEQQITQN, encoded by the coding sequence TTGAGAGCACAAAAATTTTGTTTAGGTATTTTAAGCAGTCTTCTTTTATTTTCATGTGGAGATAAAAAAACTGCTAATGAAAAAATTGAAAAAGTAGAAGTAATTGAAAAACCTGTAATTATTGAAGCTTATGGCTTTAATATTGCCGATTTTGAAATTGTTAGAGACACAGTCCGAAATGGAGATAGTTTTGGTGAGTTGATGTTGCAAAATAAGGTTGATTACCAGAAAATTTTTAAAGTATCAACTGAGCTTAAAGATACTTTTGATGTTCGAAAAATACAAATAGGGAAACCATATGCTATTTTAAAATCAAAAGACACTACACAAACAACACAATATTTTGTTTATGAAAACGACAGAATAAATTATACCGTGGTTGATTTAAGAGATTCTGTAGTAGCATATAGAAGCAAGAAAAATGTGAAATATGTAGAAAGGGTAGCATCAGGTGTAATTACGTCTAATTTATCAACTGCAATTAATGAACAAGGGATAGATTATATGGTTACCAATAATCTCTCTGAAATATATGCGTGGTCTATTGACTTTTTTAGACTTCAAAAAGGTGATAAATTTAAGGTTATTTATAAAGAAAAGTATATCAATGATTCTATTTACGCAGGTGCAGAACCTATAGAGGCGGCTTATTTTGAACACAATGGAGAATCTTTTTATGGTTTCGAGTATCAAGTCGATTCTTTAAAAAATATTACTGAATATTATGATGATGCAGCAAAAAACTTGAGAAGAACGTTTTTAAAAGCACCGGTTGAGTTTAGTAGAATATCATCTAGGTTTAATCTTAATAGAAGAATCAAATATTACGGTTATAAACTTCGCCCACATAAAGGTACTGATTATGCAGCGCCATTGGGTACGCCAATTTTGGCAACTGCAAATGGTACCGTTGTAGAGTCTACTAGAAGAGGAGGAAACGGAAAGTATGTTAAAATAGAACATAATGGCACCTATAGTACTCAGTATTTACATATGAAAAATCAGAATGTAAAGAAGGGTGACTTTGTAAAACAAGGTGATGTAATAGGTTGGATTGGGATGACGGGTAATACAGGTGGTCCACATGTGTGTTATCGTTTTTGGAAAAACGGCCAACAAGTCGATCCTTTAAAAGAAAAATTACCAGCAGCAGACCCTATAGTCGATTCTTTAAGAGCGGACTATTTAAAATTTATTAATCCAATTAAAACTAAATTGGATAATGTTGAGTATACAATTATTGAAAAAGAAGAAGAACAACAGATAACACAGAACTAA
- a CDS encoding tryptophan 2,3-dioxygenase family protein: MKNKEKIDLQISKLEEKYKNSGQDLSSYLDGLLYQRYLTYWDYIHLDTLLSLQIPRTHFPDEEIFIMYHQITELYFKLILHEQKQLIDDKTQAVDFFIEKATRINSYYRALISSFSIMINGMQREQFLQYRMALLPASGFQSAQYRMIEIHSTPLEYLVHHTEREVFSSENSIEDLYENIYWKKGATDKETGEKTLTLKQFEYRYTPRLIRIAKQVQNKTIYSKYLNLSKDEQANPELIKALKELDINANVNWPLMHMGSAYRYLAKDKKPVDATGGTNWKEYLPPSFQKIIFFPELYTKDELNDWGKQWVDHIFNPEKSL, translated from the coding sequence TTGAAAAATAAAGAGAAAATTGATTTACAGATCTCCAAATTAGAAGAAAAGTATAAGAACTCGGGTCAAGATCTAAGCTCTTATTTAGATGGTCTTTTATACCAACGCTACTTAACATATTGGGATTATATTCATTTAGACACCTTATTGAGTTTACAAATACCAAGAACTCATTTTCCTGATGAAGAAATTTTCATCATGTATCACCAGATTACAGAATTGTATTTTAAGTTGATTTTGCACGAACAAAAACAGCTGATTGATGATAAAACTCAAGCTGTTGATTTTTTTATAGAAAAAGCAACTCGAATAAATAGCTATTATAGAGCTTTAATATCTTCGTTCAGTATCATGATTAATGGTATGCAAAGAGAGCAATTTTTGCAATATAGAATGGCTTTATTGCCAGCAAGTGGTTTTCAGTCTGCTCAATATAGAATGATTGAGATACATTCTACTCCATTAGAGTATTTGGTGCACCATACAGAACGAGAAGTGTTTTCATCTGAAAACAGTATTGAAGATCTATATGAAAATATTTATTGGAAAAAAGGAGCTACAGATAAAGAAACTGGCGAGAAAACATTAACACTTAAGCAGTTTGAATATCGATATACACCTCGTTTAATAAGAATTGCAAAGCAAGTGCAAAACAAAACTATATATTCTAAATATTTAAACCTTAGTAAAGACGAACAAGCAAACCCTGAGCTGATAAAGGCATTGAAGGAATTAGATATTAATGCAAATGTAAACTGGCCGTTAATGCATATGGGTTCAGCTTATAGATATTTAGCAAAAGATAAAAAACCTGTAGATGCAACAGGAGGTACAAATTGGAAAGAATATTTGCCGCCAAGTTTTCAGAAAATTATCTTCTTTCCAGAATTATACACTAAAGATGAGTTAAATGATTGGGGAAAACAATGGGTAGACCATATCTTTAACCCTGAGAAAAGTTTATAG
- a CDS encoding DUF3108 domain-containing protein: MKKVNSYLIALLLIFTTIASAQEKKESFETGEWLKFRIHYGIFNASIATLHITNDKVDGKNVYRVRGEGKTTGLAKAFFKVEDVYESYFDKVDGRPYKFVRNINEGGYTKDVEINFDYSKNKAILNDKKSDKKFTFDINSGVQDLISAFYHIRKNYEFSDLVIGEYIKLDMLYDDDGVYQFKLKYVGKEILKTKYGKVECLKFRPYVQSGRIFKEEESLSLWVSNDDNKIPIRIKADIAVGSIKADLDGYNGLKNQFKIIMD, from the coding sequence ATGAAAAAAGTAAATTCATACCTAATAGCTTTATTGTTGATTTTTACCACAATAGCATCGGCTCAAGAAAAGAAAGAATCTTTTGAAACGGGTGAGTGGTTAAAATTTAGAATTCATTATGGTATTTTTAATGCAAGCATTGCTACATTACACATAACTAATGATAAGGTAGACGGCAAAAATGTTTATAGAGTTAGAGGAGAAGGTAAAACTACTGGTTTAGCTAAAGCTTTTTTTAAAGTAGAAGATGTTTATGAAAGTTACTTTGACAAGGTAGATGGTAGACCGTATAAGTTTGTTAGAAATATTAACGAAGGAGGTTATACTAAAGATGTTGAGATTAATTTTGACTATTCAAAAAACAAGGCAATCTTAAATGACAAAAAAAGTGACAAAAAATTCACTTTTGATATTAACAGTGGTGTTCAAGATTTGATTTCTGCATTTTACCATATCCGAAAAAATTATGAATTTTCAGATTTGGTAATTGGTGAGTATATAAAGTTAGATATGTTATATGATGATGATGGGGTATATCAATTTAAATTAAAATATGTTGGCAAAGAAATTTTGAAAACAAAATACGGCAAAGTTGAGTGTTTAAAATTTAGACCTTATGTGCAGTCAGGTCGAATTTTTAAAGAAGAAGAGAGTTTGTCATTGTGGGTTTCTAATGATGATAATAAAATTCCAATAAGAATAAAGGCAGATATAGCTGTTGGTTCAATAAAAGCAGATTTAGATGGCTATAATGGGCTTAAAAATCAGTTTAAAATAATTATGGATTAA
- the hppD gene encoding 4-hydroxyphenylpyruvate dioxygenase: protein MAAEIKNLKDLKNTEYSLKKLFKEAEDFLPLLGTDYVELYVGNAKQSAHFYKTAFGFQSEAYAGLETGVKDRVSYVLKQDKIRLVLTTPLGKGGEINRHIDEHGDAVKVVALWVDDAAKAFEETTKRGAKPYLKPTVEEDENGKVVRSGVYTYGETVHIFVERKNYDGIFLPGYRKWESHYNPEPTGIKFIDHMVGNVGWDEMNTWCKFYGEVMGFAQIVSFVDDDIATEYTALMSKVMSNGNGRVKFPINEPAKGKKKSQIEEYLDFNNGPGVQHMALATDDIVATVSAMRDRGVEFLYVPEEYYDDLLERVGNIDEDVEVLKKHGILIDRDEEGYLLQIFTKTIVDRPTLFIEIIQRKGAQSFGVGNFKALFEAIEREQEARGTL from the coding sequence ATGGCAGCAGAAATAAAAAACTTAAAAGATTTAAAAAATACAGAATACTCTCTTAAAAAATTATTCAAAGAAGCAGAAGATTTTCTTCCTTTATTAGGAACAGATTATGTAGAGCTTTATGTGGGTAACGCAAAGCAATCTGCGCATTTTTATAAAACAGCGTTTGGTTTTCAATCAGAGGCTTATGCGGGGCTAGAAACGGGTGTTAAGGATCGGGTTTCTTACGTTTTAAAGCAAGATAAAATACGATTGGTGTTGACTACACCTTTGGGTAAAGGTGGTGAGATTAATAGGCATATTGATGAACATGGCGATGCAGTAAAGGTTGTTGCTTTATGGGTTGATGATGCTGCAAAGGCATTTGAGGAAACTACTAAGCGAGGGGCTAAGCCTTATTTAAAACCAACAGTAGAGGAGGATGAAAACGGTAAAGTTGTTCGTTCAGGTGTATATACGTATGGCGAAACAGTTCACATATTTGTAGAGCGTAAAAATTATGATGGCATATTTTTACCAGGTTATAGAAAATGGGAATCACATTATAATCCAGAACCAACAGGTATTAAATTTATTGACCACATGGTGGGTAATGTAGGTTGGGATGAGATGAATACCTGGTGCAAGTTTTATGGGGAGGTTATGGGCTTTGCTCAAATTGTGTCTTTTGTAGATGATGATATAGCTACAGAATATACTGCTTTAATGAGTAAAGTAATGAGTAATGGAAATGGGAGAGTTAAATTTCCAATAAACGAGCCTGCTAAGGGGAAAAAGAAATCTCAGATAGAAGAATATTTAGACTTTAATAATGGACCAGGGGTACAGCACATGGCCTTGGCTACTGATGATATAGTGGCAACTGTATCGGCAATGAGAGATAGAGGGGTGGAGTTTTTATATGTGCCTGAGGAATATTATGACGATTTGCTAGAGCGTGTTGGTAATATAGATGAAGATGTAGAAGTGCTGAAAAAGCATGGTATATTAATAGATAGAGATGAAGAAGGTTATTTATTGCAAATTTTTACAAAAACTATTGTAGATAGGCCAACTTTGTTTATCGAAATTATCCAAAGAAAAGGAGCTCAATCATTTGGTGTGGGTAATTTTAAAGCACTTTTTGAGGCTATTGAGCGTGAGCAAGAAGCTCGAGGCACTCTTTAA